One stretch of Variovorax sp. TBS-050B DNA includes these proteins:
- a CDS encoding SWIM zinc finger domain-containing protein, with product MAWHDGYRAYDDDTLAALANPGLLRRAAKDVEAGKLAWAEQGADGGVIAADGQRVQLDARGPQQARCDCPAPGICKHILGAALWLRALPPAAAAGTAEADPAPAAAAPDPLAEILALDAAALFKAAGVAAVRRAAAASTDAIEWRLQGAALVMELPELGAACRWVAGAGFAGMVSEVAAAERKAVHLMAIAALRRAQGRPLDWPEAARPAPVPEDGARLGERERAFLRQVESMLDELLSGGLSHVSELTSARLLALNMSARGEGLPRLAALLRNLGGTVDLLVRRDHRAEERDAFAQMARIHALCAALGTAQGELAAALRGRLRRDFDASAALELLPLGAHWWQTRGGARGLTLAFWDVAGERLLQATLARPDGSDASFTRQGAWTAHSLWPGVGTAQQVCAGALRLDGPRLADDGRLALAGATRAQPLPMWAAGDARLARLGCGRWAELGERLRDATGLAAETFDAVLLRPADTRAPVLDEVRQRLDWWLQDGDGQWLRLGIPVGPEHRQRIENLDRFAARRAPVHAVLVRIERSAARTELMPVAVLGSGAGGRLQVVSLDFADEPRAATSLANRILRLFEARQQQRQAPPAAAPSLLARLLGPVADVAEAQAATGRMALTLPQRQRLQEALDRAASVGLDALAQALRAHLAAPAPGALLRLGYLCELLAELDGLPERRTPQAA from the coding sequence CGCAGCAGGCGCGCTGCGACTGTCCCGCGCCCGGCATCTGCAAGCACATCCTCGGCGCGGCGCTGTGGCTGCGTGCGCTGCCGCCCGCGGCAGCGGCCGGGACCGCGGAGGCGGACCCGGCGCCGGCCGCCGCGGCGCCCGACCCGCTGGCCGAGATCCTCGCGCTCGACGCGGCGGCGCTCTTCAAGGCCGCGGGCGTGGCCGCGGTGCGCCGCGCGGCGGCCGCTTCCACCGACGCGATCGAGTGGCGGCTGCAGGGCGCGGCGCTGGTGATGGAACTGCCCGAGCTCGGCGCGGCCTGCCGCTGGGTGGCGGGCGCGGGCTTTGCGGGCATGGTGTCCGAGGTGGCGGCCGCGGAGCGCAAGGCGGTGCATCTCATGGCCATCGCCGCGCTGCGGCGTGCGCAGGGCCGGCCGCTCGACTGGCCCGAGGCCGCGCGTCCCGCGCCGGTGCCGGAAGACGGCGCGCGCCTCGGCGAGCGCGAGCGCGCGTTCCTGCGCCAGGTCGAATCGATGCTCGACGAGCTGCTGTCGGGCGGTCTCTCGCACGTCAGCGAGCTGACCTCGGCGCGGCTGCTCGCGCTCAACATGTCGGCGCGCGGCGAAGGCCTGCCGCGGCTCGCGGCGCTGCTGCGCAACCTCGGCGGCACGGTCGACCTGCTGGTGCGGCGCGACCACCGCGCGGAAGAGCGCGATGCCTTCGCGCAGATGGCCCGCATCCACGCCCTGTGCGCGGCACTGGGCACGGCGCAGGGTGAACTGGCCGCGGCCCTGCGCGGCCGCCTGCGGCGCGACTTCGACGCATCGGCCGCGCTCGAACTGCTGCCGCTCGGCGCCCACTGGTGGCAGACCCGCGGCGGCGCGCGCGGCCTCACGCTCGCGTTCTGGGACGTGGCGGGCGAGCGCCTGCTGCAGGCCACGCTCGCCCGGCCCGACGGCAGCGACGCGAGCTTCACGCGCCAGGGCGCCTGGACCGCGCATTCGCTCTGGCCCGGCGTCGGCACGGCCCAGCAGGTCTGCGCCGGCGCCCTGCGGCTCGACGGGCCGCGGCTCGCCGACGACGGCCGCCTCGCGCTCGCGGGTGCCACGCGCGCGCAGCCGCTGCCGATGTGGGCGGCCGGCGATGCGCGGCTCGCGCGGCTCGGCTGCGGCCGCTGGGCCGAGTTGGGCGAGCGCCTGCGCGACGCCACCGGCCTGGCCGCCGAAACCTTTGACGCGGTGCTGCTGCGGCCCGCCGACACGCGCGCGCCGGTGCTCGACGAGGTGCGGCAGCGGCTCGACTGGTGGCTGCAGGACGGCGACGGCCAGTGGCTGCGGCTCGGCATTCCCGTGGGGCCCGAACACCGCCAGCGCATCGAGAACCTCGACCGCTTCGCCGCGCGGCGCGCGCCGGTGCATGCGGTGCTGGTGCGCATCGAGCGCTCGGCCGCGCGCACCGAGCTGATGCCGGTCGCCGTGCTCGGCAGCGGCGCCGGCGGGCGGCTGCAGGTGGTGTCGCTCGACTTCGCCGACGAGCCGCGCGCCGCCACCTCGCTCGCGAACCGCATCCTGCGGCTGTTCGAGGCGCGCCAGCAGCAGCGCCAGGCGCCGCCGGCGGCCGCGCCCTCGCTGCTCGCGCGGCTGCTCGGTCCCGTGGCCGACGTGGCCGAGGCCCAGGCCGCCACCGGCCGCATGGCGCTCACGCTGCCGCAGCGGCAGCGCCTGCAGGAGGCGCTGGACCGCGCCGCCTCGGTCGGCCTCGATGCGCTCGCGCAGGCACTGCGCGCGCACCTCGCGGCCCCCGCGCCCGGTGCGCTGCTGCGGCTGGGCTATCTGTGCGAGCTGCTCGCCGAGCTCGACGGCCTGCCGGAGCGCCGCACACCGCAGGCCGCATGA